The following are from one region of the Mesorhizobium sp. B4-1-4 genome:
- a CDS encoding DUF805 domain-containing protein: protein MNYFNFDGRARRKEFWAFWLCFNVVLAALLGFGILVNLAINGFGINAGKSSIGYLPALIFMAAFGLSWIALTVRRLHDVGLSGWLVLPCFIPIIGGVALLVLGLAPSQVGENTWGPVPAGVEV, encoded by the coding sequence GTGAACTATTTCAATTTCGATGGACGCGCCCGTCGCAAGGAATTCTGGGCCTTTTGGCTATGCTTTAATGTCGTGTTGGCGGCGCTTCTTGGCTTCGGGATACTCGTCAATCTGGCCATCAACGGCTTCGGCATCAATGCGGGCAAGAGCTCGATAGGATACCTGCCCGCCCTTATCTTCATGGCGGCATTCGGCCTGTCATGGATTGCGCTGACAGTGCGGCGTCTGCACGACGTCGGTCTGAGCGGCTGGCTTGTCTTGCCCTGCTTCATCCCAATCATCGGTGGAGTGGCCTTGCTGGTCTTGGGACTCGCGCCCTCTCAGGTCGGTGAAAACACGTGGGGGCCGGTGCCGGCAGGGGTCGAGGTTTAG
- a CDS encoding polyketide cyclase, with amino-acid sequence MWSNEYTAVSPLPARAIWNALKALHEGRLTYEGSDTFVLHGPFAKGARVSVTPVGQDTFESTIVDLVENVTYADQTSFGDTTLLFRHTLVPVEGGTQVTHRLEISGPSAAEVGPELGPQISGDFDTSMARLFEEAKALANRG; translated from the coding sequence ATGTGGAGCAATGAGTACACCGCAGTTTCCCCGCTACCGGCTCGAGCCATCTGGAATGCGCTCAAGGCATTGCATGAAGGCCGCCTGACCTATGAAGGGTCGGATACCTTTGTGCTGCACGGACCATTCGCCAAGGGCGCCCGTGTCTCCGTGACCCCGGTGGGGCAGGACACTTTCGAATCCACCATCGTCGATCTCGTCGAAAACGTCACCTATGCCGACCAGACCTCGTTCGGCGATACGACGCTGCTGTTCCGGCATACGCTGGTGCCGGTCGAAGGCGGCACGCAGGTGACCCATAGGCTCGAAATCTCGGGCCCGTCGGCCGCCGAGGTCGGCCCGGAGCTCGGGCCGCAGATCAGCGGCGATTTCGACACCTCGATGGCCAGGCTGTTCGAAGAGGCGAAGGCGTTGGCGAACCGTGGCTGA
- a CDS encoding MarR family winged helix-turn-helix transcriptional regulator gives MAELDTRFKGGPSESPGLLLWRTTMRWQRVMTAALAPLDLTHVQFVLLASAMWLGRDGEPPNQVQLAAQAGTEVKMTSDVVARLEAKGLIAREADPRDSRAKVIRVTPTGAAAAKRAIVAVEAADAAFFEAVDEARLVGLLQRLAGEIR, from the coding sequence GTGGCTGAACTCGACACGCGCTTCAAGGGCGGTCCATCGGAGAGCCCGGGATTGTTGCTCTGGCGAACCACCATGCGCTGGCAGCGCGTCATGACGGCGGCGCTGGCGCCGCTCGACCTGACGCATGTCCAGTTCGTGCTGCTGGCCTCGGCCATGTGGCTCGGCCGCGATGGCGAGCCGCCCAACCAGGTGCAACTCGCAGCCCAGGCGGGGACAGAAGTGAAGATGACGTCGGATGTCGTTGCCAGGCTCGAGGCCAAGGGATTGATCGCACGCGAGGCGGACCCCAGGGATTCCCGCGCCAAGGTGATCCGCGTCACTCCAACCGGAGCGGCGGCGGCAAAGCGCGCTATCGTCGCCGTAGAGGCCGCCGACGCGGCCTTTTTCGAAGCGGTGGACGAGGCACGGCTCGTCGGCCTGCTGCAGCGGCTGGCCGGCGAGATCCGCTGA
- the leuB gene encoding 3-isopropylmalate dehydrogenase, which produces MATKHLFLLPGDGIGPEAMAEVKKLIAAMNEKLGSGFVTDEGLVGGCAYDAHGAAISDADMEKAMAADAVLFGAVGGPKWDAVPYEVRPEAGLLRLRKDMELFANLRPAICYPALAASSSLKQEVVEGLDILIVRELTGGVYFGEPKQIIDLGNGQKRGIDTQVYDTFEIERISGVAFELARTRRNHVTSMEKRNVMKSGVLWNEVVTQTHKARYPDVKLDHMLADAGGMQLVRWPKQFDVIVTDNLFGDMLSDIAAMLTGSIGMLPSASLGAPDARTKKRKALYEPVHGSAPDIAGKGIANPIAMIASFAMCLRYSFGMVEEADRLEAAIAAVLDAGLRTKDIMSEGMTEVGTVGMGEAIIVKFLA; this is translated from the coding sequence ATGGCAACGAAGCATCTTTTCCTGCTCCCCGGCGACGGCATCGGCCCCGAGGCCATGGCCGAGGTCAAGAAACTGATCGCGGCCATGAACGAAAAGCTCGGCAGCGGCTTCGTCACCGACGAGGGCCTAGTCGGCGGCTGCGCCTACGATGCGCATGGCGCGGCGATTTCCGATGCCGACATGGAAAAGGCTATGGCAGCGGACGCGGTGCTGTTCGGCGCGGTCGGCGGGCCGAAGTGGGATGCGGTGCCTTACGAGGTGCGCCCCGAAGCCGGCCTGCTGCGGCTGCGCAAGGACATGGAGCTGTTCGCCAATCTGCGCCCCGCCATCTGCTACCCGGCGCTGGCCGCCTCCTCCTCGCTCAAGCAGGAAGTCGTCGAAGGCCTCGACATCCTCATCGTGCGCGAGCTGACCGGTGGCGTCTATTTCGGCGAGCCCAAGCAGATCATCGATCTCGGCAACGGCCAGAAGCGCGGCATCGACACGCAGGTCTACGATACGTTCGAGATCGAGCGCATTTCGGGCGTTGCCTTCGAGCTGGCGCGCACGCGCAGGAACCACGTCACCTCGATGGAAAAGCGCAACGTCATGAAGTCCGGCGTGCTGTGGAACGAGGTCGTCACCCAGACCCACAAGGCGCGCTACCCGGACGTCAAGCTCGACCACATGCTGGCCGATGCCGGCGGCATGCAGCTGGTGCGCTGGCCAAAGCAGTTCGACGTCATCGTCACCGACAATCTGTTTGGCGATATGCTGTCCGACATCGCCGCCATGCTGACCGGCTCGATCGGCATGCTGCCGTCGGCCTCGCTGGGCGCGCCGGATGCCAGGACCAAGAAGCGCAAGGCGCTCTACGAGCCGGTGCACGGCTCGGCCCCCGATATCGCCGGCAAGGGCATCGCCAACCCGATCGCCATGATCGCCTCCTTCGCCATGTGCCTGCGCTATTCCTTCGGCATGGTCGAGGAAGCCGATCGTCTCGAAGCTGCGATCGCCGCCGTGCTCGATGCCGGTCTGCGGACGAAGGACATCATGTCCGAAGGTATGACCGAGGTCGGCACGGTCGGGATGGGCGAGGCCATCATCGTCAAGTTCCTGGCTTAG